In Natator depressus isolate rNatDep1 chromosome 22, rNatDep2.hap1, whole genome shotgun sequence, the following proteins share a genomic window:
- the APOA4 gene encoding apolipoprotein A-IV, which yields MSLKAATLALALLAITGAQADVSAQQVADVVWNYFTQLTGNAKETMEQIQQSEISKQLNTLFQDNLQNVNSYAGDLQKKLIPFATELHAKLSQDSEKLKEQIRKELEDLRLKLSPYADEVHQQISKNIQDLQLKLSPYAEELRGQVNQNADLLRKQLAPYAQELRDKLQENVDGLQAALAPYAEQLQEQIDKNVADMKEKLAPLADELQVKIDQNVEELRKQLAPYAQDVQDKLNRQLEGLSFQMKKGAEDLRAKLSESAEELRLKLNPYTEELKEKLRMDAEGLRQSLGPYVEGLSGQMEQKIEEFRRTVGPYGEAFNKQLVQKVEEMKQKLGPYAGEVEDHLGFLEKDVRDKVASFFSTIKQIEN from the exons ATGTCTCTGAAGGCTGCCACCCTTGCTCTGGCACTTCTCGCCATCACAG gggcccaggcagacgTCAGTGCCCAGCAGGTGGCCGATGTGGTCTGGAATTACTTCACACAGCTGACCGGCAATGCCAAGGAGACCATGGAGCAGATCCAGCAATCTGAAATCAGCAAGCAGCTCAA CACCCTCTTCCAGGACAACCTCCAGAACGTCAACTCCTACGCGGGGGACCTGCAGAAGAAGCTGATCCCCTTCGCCACCGAGCTGCATGCCAAGCTGAGCCAGGACTCGGAGAAGCTGAAGGAGCAGATCCGGAAGGAGCTGGAGGACTTGCGCCTCAAGCTGTCCCCTTACGCCGACGAAGTGCACCAGCAGATCAGCAAGAACATCCAAGACCTGCAGCTCAAGCTGAGCCCTTATGCCGAGGAGCTGCGTGGCCAGGTCAACCAGAATGCGGACTTGCTGCGCAAGCAGCTGGCCCCCTATGCCCAAGAGCTGCGGGACAAGCTGCAGGAGAATGTGGATGGCCTCCAGGCAGCCCTGGCCCCCTATGCCGAGCAGCTCCAGGAGCAGATTGACAAAAACGTAGCAGACATGAAAGAGAAGCTGGCGCCCTTGGCTGACGAGCTCCAAGTCAAGATAGACCAGAACGTGGAGGAGCTGCGCAAGCAGCTGGCCCCCTACGCCCAGGACGTGCAGGACAAGCTCAATCGCCAGCTCGAGGGCCTGTCCTTCCAGATGAAGAAGGGCGCAGAGGACCTGCGGGCCAAGCTCTCGGAGAGCGCGGAAGAGCTGCGCCTAAAGCTGAACCCTTACACCGAGGAGCTGAAGGAGAAGCTGCGCATGGATGCTGAGGGCCTCCGCCAGTCCCTGGGCCCCTACGTGGAGGGCCTGAGTGGGCAGATGGAACAGAAGATTGAGGAGTTCCGCCGAACCGTGGGCCCCTACGGGGAGGCCTTCAACAAGCAGCTGGTGCAGAAGGTGGAGGAGATGAAGCAGAAGCTGGGCCCCTACGCTGGGGAAGTGGAGGATCATCTCGGCTTCCTGGAGAAGGACGTGCGGGACAAGGTCGCCTCCTTCTTCAGCACCATCAAGCAGATTGAAAACTGA